The Longimicrobium sp. genome contains the following window.
CTGAAAAGGTCTCACACAGAGGGCACAGAGAACACAGAGGAACAGCGGAGAGATTGAAGTTCTCTCCGTGTCCTCCGTGTCCTCTGTGTGATGCCAATCTGTTTCTCGCGAACCAGAACAATGCTCGGAAACGTGGTATCACCCCCGCATCAGCTCCGGCAGCACGCGCTCGCCGAACACCTCGATGAAGCGCTCCTGCTCGCCGCGGTGCACGCAGTGCAGGTTGATCTCCGTGAAGCCCAGCTCCACGTCGCCCCGCAGCCACTCCAGGTGCCGCTCCGGGTCGCTGGAGATGCGCATCTTCTCCTTCACGTCCTCGCGGCGCACGTGCTCGCCGGCGGCGTCGAAGAGCGCCGGCATCTCAAGGTCCGCCAGCACGGGGCTGGGGAACATCACCGAGCGCCACTGGTCCCACGCCCCCTCCAGCGCCGCCTCGTCGGTCTTCGCGAAGGAGAGCTGCGCCTGCAGGTAGAGCGGCTTCCCCTCGCCCCCGCCGCGGCGGAAGGCGTCGACGATCTTCCGCATCCCCTCGCGCTCGCCGACCACGGTGATGAGCCCGTCGGCCCAGCCGCCCATCCACTCCGCCGTCTCCTCCGAGAGCGCCGCCCCCACGATCAAGGGCGGCTCCTTCGGCCGCGTGTAGAGCTTCGCCTCCTCCACCGTCACCAGCCCGTCGTGCGTCACCGTCTCGCCCGCCCAGAGCGCGCGGATGATGTCGACGCCTTCGCGGAGCCGGCGGTTGCGCACCTCCTTGGGCGGCCACTTCCCGCCGGTGACGTGCTCGTTCAGCCACTCGCCGCTCCCGGGCGCGATCCAGAAGCGCCCCGGGAACATCTCCGCCAGCGTGGCCGCCGCCTGCGCGAGAATCGCCGGGCTGTAGCGCCACCCGCCAGGCACCGTCACCACCCCGAACGGGAGAGAGGTGGCCTGCAGCGCCGCGCCCAGCCAGCTCCAGGCGAACCCGCTCTGCCCCTCGCGCTCGCTCCAGGGATGGAAGTGGTCCGAGCACATCCCCGAGGCGAACCCCGCCGCTTCCGCCAGCCGCACGTAGCGCAGCAGCTCGCCGGGCGCGAACTGCTCGTGGCTGGCGTGGTAGCCGACCCGCGGCCTGGCCGCGCTCACCGGCTGGTGGTCTTGCCGGTGGGCGAGAGCACTTCGCCCGAGTAGTAGCGCGCGTCCGCCGAGGCCAGGAACACGTAGCTGGGCGCGATCTCGGCCGGCTGGGCGGGGCGCTCCCAGAAGGTGTCCTTGCCGAACTCCTTCACGTGGTCGTGGTCGAACGTCGACGGGATCAGCGGCGTCCACACCGGCCCCGGCGCCACCGTGTTCACCCGGATCCCCTTCTCCTTGAGCGACTTGGCCAGCGACAGGGTGAGCACGTGGATGGCGCCCTTGGTGCTGGCGTAGTCGATGAGCTGCGGGTTCCCCTCGAACGCCGTCACCGACCCGGTGTTGAGGATCACCGCGCCCTCCTCGAGGTGCGGCAGCGCGGCCTGCACCATCTGGATGTAGCCGTAGATGTTGGTGCGGAACGTCCGGTCCAGCTGCTCCTGCGTGATGTCAAGGATCGACTCCTGCGACATCTGGTACGCCGCGTTGTTCACCAGCACGTCCAGCCGCCCGAGCTCCCGCACCGTGCGCTCCACCAGTTCCCGGCACTGGTCGGGGTCGCGCACGTCGAACTGGTGCACCAGGCAGCGGCGCCCCGCCTCCTCCACCCACGCCCTGGTCTCGTCCGCGTCCTCGCGCTCCACGTCGCCCAGGAAGCCGATGGCCACGTCGGCGCCCTCGCGCGCGAAGGCGATCGCCACCGCGCGCCCGATCCCGCTGTCGCCGCCGGTGATGAGCGCCACCAGCCCTTCCAGCTTCCCCGAGCCGCGGTAGCTCTCCTCGCCGTGGTCGGCCTTCGGCTCCATCATCGCCTCGACCCCCGGCGGCTCCTGCTCCGGCACGTCCGGCGACGGCGTGGGCCCCTTCTTCGGATCGCGCTCCTCCACCATGCGTCTATTCTCCCAATTGCGGTCTTCCGTCGATTCGCGGAGGCGCGGGAGGGTGCACGACGCGTACCGGGGAGCGGGGCAGGGCAGGATTACGACGGAACAGCGAGTTTGGGCATGTCCCCGCTCTCGCGGGGCCGGGCTGCGCGCGCGGTAGGGCACGATACGACCGTGCCCAACCGCGCCGGGCCACCGCCGCCACGATACCCCCTGTGGCGGCGGCGTCCCGGCCCTCCGGGCGCGCAGCCCTCATGCAACCGCGAACGGCTCTTTCGAGCAGCTAGACC
Protein-coding sequences here:
- a CDS encoding TIGR03885 family FMN-dependent LLM class oxidoreductase, which encodes MSAARPRVGYHASHEQFAPGELLRYVRLAEAAGFASGMCSDHFHPWSEREGQSGFAWSWLGAALQATSLPFGVVTVPGGWRYSPAILAQAAATLAEMFPGRFWIAPGSGEWLNEHVTGGKWPPKEVRNRRLREGVDIIRALWAGETVTHDGLVTVEEAKLYTRPKEPPLIVGAALSEETAEWMGGWADGLITVVGEREGMRKIVDAFRRGGGEGKPLYLQAQLSFAKTDEAALEGAWDQWRSVMFPSPVLADLEMPALFDAAGEHVRREDVKEKMRISSDPERHLEWLRGDVELGFTEINLHCVHRGEQERFIEVFGERVLPELMRG
- a CDS encoding SDR family oxidoreductase, which produces MVEERDPKKGPTPSPDVPEQEPPGVEAMMEPKADHGEESYRGSGKLEGLVALITGGDSGIGRAVAIAFAREGADVAIGFLGDVEREDADETRAWVEEAGRRCLVHQFDVRDPDQCRELVERTVRELGRLDVLVNNAAYQMSQESILDITQEQLDRTFRTNIYGYIQMVQAALPHLEEGAVILNTGSVTAFEGNPQLIDYASTKGAIHVLTLSLAKSLKEKGIRVNTVAPGPVWTPLIPSTFDHDHVKEFGKDTFWERPAQPAEIAPSYVFLASADARYYSGEVLSPTGKTTSR